In Trichoderma breve strain T069 chromosome 4, whole genome shotgun sequence, the following proteins share a genomic window:
- a CDS encoding fungal zn(2)-Cys(6) binuclear cluster domain-containing protein, with protein sequence MVGVPGRSRGCITCRKRKKGCDRRTPVCDRCVHARVTCEGYETDRIWLNSTASAASNQECCTSPQLEAASDIRPWIVSYAKRKESSPHVVLPDSFARSAREQLYFGLFWSIMIPDGRQFSPESSDLSSVGWTRFIGDLYNTETALRYATVATATSILGRINNDEQLRLKGLQVYNWTIQEMIKAVKQPNRAKSDSLVVAARVMALYELFFGPDGDPGVAGWQRHSEGQLAMFLARGPESFVSGVSHQLFVDSRINIILLAIRRRCSTPFSSDVWKTIPWTITEKSTKDKLIDVMSGIPDILVLVDLLARIGTQESADEIREKILPQCREVEAALVAWRVHVDLSIYDYVIAGLPLPIPQLDSDFSLLHLSCVYWSICLMLSCIIESISKDSLVDGVSEDTMDSAYLERHDQNSIGRPEQYASKIVNCGHLFFEPMAGAVQGGSGLFPMVCAWRFYELAAESSGERNVELQVLYDLFGRYDDFLWTPARE encoded by the exons ATGGTTGGTGTTCCAGGACGGTCGAGAGGTTGTATCACCTGTCGCAAACGGAAGAAAGGA TGCGATAGGCGCACTCCCGTGTGCGATCGATGTGTTCATGCGAGAGTGACCTGCGAAGGCTATGAGACTGACAGGATCTGGCTCAACTCCACTGCAAGCGCAGCATCTAATCAGGAATGCTGCACATCACCTCAGTTGGAAGCAGCATCAGACATTCGGCCGTGGATAGTCAGCTATgcaaagaggaaagaaagcaGCCCTCACGTTGTCCTACCAGATTCGTTCGCAAGGTCGGCGAGAGAGCAGCTGTACTTTGGACTCTTTTGGAGCATCATGATACCAGACGGACGTCAATTCTCACCCGAGTCTTCAGACTTATCCTCGGTTGGCTGGACAAGATTCATCGGGGACCTGTACAACACTGAGACTGCTCTTCGATATGCGACGGTGGCTACGGCGACTTCCATTCTTGGAAGGATCAATAACGATGAACAACTGCGGCTGAAGGGTCTACAAGTGTATAACTGGACTATACAAGAGATGATCAAAGCCGTTAAGCAGCCGAATCGAGCAAAGAGTGACAGCTTGGTAGTGGCAGCTCGAGTTATGGCGCTATATGAG CTTTTCTTTGGTCCCGATGGAGATCCAGGAGTCGCTGGATGGCAGAGACATAGTGAGGGACAATTGGCCATGTTCCTTGCGCGAGGGCCAGAGTCATTTGTATCTGGAGTATCTCATCAATTATTCGTTGATAGTCGCATAAACATA ATTTTATTGGCCATTAGACGGAGATGTTCAACCCCATTCAGCTCCGATGTTTGGAAAACAATCCCCTGGACCATTACCGAGAAATCCACCAAAGACAAGCTCATCGATGTTATGAGCGGTATTCCAGATATACTAGTTCTGGTAGATCTACTAGCCCGGATTGGTACTCAAGAAAGTGCGGATGAGATTCGAGAAAAGATCCTGCCGCAGTGTCGGGAGGTAGAGGCCGCCTTGGTTGCGTGGCGGGTTCATGTTGATCTATCCATCTACGACTACGTAATTGCTGGGCTGCCTCTACCTATACCACAACTTGATAGCGATTTCtcattgcttcatctcaGTTGTGTCTACTGGAGTATATGCTTAATGCTGTCATGCATCATAGAGTCCATATCCAAAGACTCGTTGGTGGACGGCGTCTCGGAAGATACGATGGACTCAGCATATCTGGAGCGTCACGATCAGAACTCTATAGGCCGCCCAGAACAGTACGCTTCAAAAATTGTCAACTGcggccatcttttttttgaGCCAATGGCCGGTGCTGTCCAGGGCGGCTCGGGACTCTTTCCCATGGTGTGTGCCTGGCGGTTCTATGAGCTGGCTGCCGAGTCGTCAGGCGAAAGGAACGTCGAGTTACAGGTTTTATATGACCTCTTTG GGCGGTATGATGATTTTCTCTGGACGCCGGCCAGAGAATAA
- a CDS encoding acyl coA binding protein domain-containing protein has translation MADSVDRVFVHALNTVKKIPKTGASRPPPSERLRLYGLYKQAMEGDVDGVMEMPTAGSGLPPDELQKERDKWDAWNSQKGLTRTESKRRYVEALIETMHKYANTSRDGRELVAELEFVWNQIKDNVPSSDSSSANPSDPTHSFHQPRNGSDGPMKILSPMSEQDVVELRSRRQIDEDDEDAVARDEEERAVSLQNSRWSKKMERAITKLSAEVAALREQIATGREWKSKKEKSFPSWIKWFIFVVMKHLLIDCVVLSIILLWMRSRKDRRLEDIVRAALRLVREYVRKVLPSR, from the exons ATGGCGGACTCCGTAG ATCGAGTCTTTGTTCATGCCCTAAACACCGTCAAGAAGATACCCAAGACTGGAGCATCGCGGCCGCCCCCTTCCGAGCGCCTACGGCTGTATGGCCTCTACAAGCAGGCCATGGAGGGGGATGTGGATGgtgtgatggagatgccCACGGCCGGGTCGGGTTTACCTCCGGACGAGCTGCAGAAGGAGCGGGATAAGTGGGATGCGTGGAATTCACAAAAGGGCTTAACCCGGACCGAGTCCAAGAGGCGATATGTCGAGGCGCTCATCGAGACAATGCACAAATACGCAAATACATC TAGGGACGGGAGAGAGCTCGTTGCTGAGCTTGAGTTTGTCTGGAACCAGATCAAAGACAACGTTCCTAGCTCCGATTCCTCATCTGCCAACCCAAGTGACCCCACACATAGCTTCCATCAGCCAAGGAACGGCAGCGATGGACCTATGAAGATCCTAAGCCCCATGAGTGAACAAGATGTTGTCGAGCTGCGATCCCGCCGGCAgattgacgaggatgacgaagatgcgGTGGCGAGGGACGAAGAGGAACGTGCCGTCAGTCTTCAGAACAGCCGGTGgtccaagaagatggagcgagccatcaccaagctctCGGCAGAAGTCGCCGCCCTTCGAGAACAGATCGCCACGGGGCGGGAGTGGAAGtcgaaaaaggaaaagagctTCCCTTCTTGGATAAAGTGgttcatcttcgtcgtcatgaAACACCTGCTGATCGACTGTGTCGTCCTGAGCATAATACTCCTTTGGATGCGAAGTCGAAAGGACCGTCGGCTAGAAGATATCGTGAGGGCAGCGTTGCGGCTGGTCAGGGAATACGTCAGAAAGGTGCTCCCTTCCAGATGA
- a CDS encoding sec23-binding domain of sec16 domain-containing protein translates to MVRLRDIPRTATFAWSPGSGKPLVVTGTKAGAVDADFSDESKLEIWDLSLDNQEQGIELQPVVSITTDSRFYDIAWGPADADHPKGIIAGALENGTLELWDAEKLETGASDASISKTTKHTGAIKAIQFSPLKPQLLATAGAKGELFIYDIGDIENPFRLGNAAARSDDIDCLAWNRKVSHILATGGPGGFVTVWDLKTKKASLTLNNNRKAVSAIAWDPTNSTKLLTATADDNTPVIFLWNLRNSNAPEKTLQGHEQGVLSLSWCQQDPDLLLSSGKDNKTIVWNPNTAERYGELPEVTNWTFQTRFHPHNPNLSATASFDGKITIQTLQNTNPDKSQAVNEKPLDDEEFFRAAQTQPQGASWSLAKAPKWFERPIGASFGFGGKLVIFRASTQPGQERSSKLAISQFSADSDVSSAIEKFQEALNSNDVATLCQEKKDEAHTDEEKADWTVIETLVGENPRSKIVEHLGFKQEDLTNGASTDAPEGQETEAATKEEESVDAEGKSRRLSNMFGEGEGDGDDFLSGLTANKGAKTDKPFHLFSDGDTSVEKDITRALMLGNFAKATDICLKENRIADAFLIANCGGQELVEKVQSTYLSRKSDTPSYLRLISSVVEKNLWDIVYNADLENWKETMAIVCTFSDPTEFPDLCEALGDRINEQGQRKDASFCYLVGSKLEKVVAIWVDELNESEQAGVKEESGGSTFSVHTRSLQSFIEKVTVFRHVAKFQDKELAQTADWKLATLYDKYTEYAEILSGQGKLEVAQKYLDLLPATYPAAELTRSRVKLATQKKPAAAPVSAARRTPSIPSAGKQPSVVGYQPPHPAPIQAPYKPPVNPYQPQGYQPQGYQPQGYQPQNQFGFTGAPIAPPPISGPPRNTTPSAGPPPSKAKNMENWNDVPMVTKAAPRRSTPSVTPIASPFGAQQGQGLPPPPPSTTSPYGPGARASPPPPPKGPAPPRVQSPLAGPPVTGPPRTSSAAANQYAPPTPLAGAIPTHAAPPVMPRTASPYNAPPAGPPVSNRPPPPANPYAPPAQQQPAAPSPYAPSPYAPAPGQQTAPPPAAKYPPGDRSHIPAHAQALVDILSQDMQRVASKAPPTFAPQVKDTQKRLNILFDHLNNEELVQPSTIEQLSQLAVAIQTKDYATAQRLQMEINRDKTEECGNWMVGVKRLISMSKATP, encoded by the exons ATGGTGCGCCTACGAGATATTCCCCGGACGGCCACCTTTGCGTGGTCGCCCGGCTCCGGAAAGCCCCTGGTCGTCACCGGAACAAAAGCTGGTGCCGTCGACGCCGATTTCTCTGACGAGAGCAAGCTAGAAATATGGGATCTTTCACTCGACAACCAAGAGCAGGGCATCGAACTCCAGCCCGTTGTCAGCATCACCACAGACTCCAG GTTCTACGACATTGCCTGGGGACCTGCCGACGCCGATCATCCCAAGGGCATCATTGCAGGTGCTCTGGAAAACGGCACACTCGAACTATGGGACgccgagaagctcgagaCTGGAGCTTCCGacgcctccatctccaagacgacgaagcACACCGGTGCCATCAAGGCAATCCAGTTTAGCCCCCTGAAGCCCCAGCTCCTGGCTACTGCCGGCGCCAAGGGCGAGTTGTTCATCTACGACATCGGCGACATCGAAAACCCTTTCCGTCTGGGAAACGCAGCGGCCCGATCCGATGACATCGATTGCTTGGCCTGGAACCGCAAAGTTTCTCACATTCTCGCCACTGGAGGGCCTGGTGGCTTCGTGACGGTCTGGGAtctgaagacgaagaaggcatCTTTGACCCTGAACAACAACCGCAAAGCGGTCAGCGCCATCGCCTGGGACCCAACTAACTCAACAAAGCTGCTCACGGCAACCGCTGATGACAACACTCCCGTCATCTTCTTATGGAACTTGCGCAACTCTAATGCCCCAGAAAAGACTCTCCAGGGACACGAGCAGGGTGTCTTGTCGCTCTCTTGGTGCCAACAGGATCCTGACCTGCTGCTTTCATCTGGCAAGGACAACAAGACGATTGTGTGGAACCCAAACACCGCAGAGCGCTATGGTGAATTGCCCGAGGTTACCAACTGGACCTTCCAGACACGATTCCACCCTCACAACCCCAACCTCTCAGCCACCGCAAGTTTCGACGGCAAAATCACTATTCAAACGCTTCAAAACACAAACCCCGATAAGTCGCAAGCTGTCAACGAAAAGCCcctggatgatgaggagtTCTTCAGGGCTGCCCAGACCCAGCCTCAGGGAGCCTCTTGGTCATTGGCCAAGGCACCCAAGTGGTTTGAGCGACCTATTGGTGCTTCgtttggctttggtggtAAACTTGTTATTTTTAGGGCTTCAACTCAGCCTGGCCAGGAGCGCTCGTCCAAGTTGGCAATCTCACAGTTTTCTGCAGATTCGGATGTCTCCTCCGCCATCGAAAAATTCCAAGAGGCTCTTAACTCCAACGATGTGGCCACCCTTTgccaagagaagaaagacgaAGCCCACACcgacgaggagaaggcagACTGGACTGTTATCGAGACGCTAGTCGGCGAAAACCCTCGTTCCAAAATTGTTGAGCATCTTGGCTTCAAACAAGAAGACCTAACAAACGGAGCATCGACTGATGCACCTGAGGGACAGGAGACGGAGGCGGCCACCAAAGAGGAGGAATCTGTAGACGCAGAGGGCAAGTCCAGACGCCTGTCCAACATGTTTGgtgagggcgagggcgatggtgatgatttcCTTTCTGGTCTGACTGCCAATAAGGGTGCCAAGACTGATAAGCCTTTCCACCTCTTCAGTGACGGTGACACATCTGTCGAGAAAGACATCACAAGAGCTCTAATGCTCGGCAATTTTGCCAAGGCCACTGATATCTGCTTAAAGGAGAATCGTATTGCAGATGCCTTCCTCATTGCCAACTGTGGTGGTCAAGAACTCGTCGAAAAGGTCCAATCTACCTATCTCTCTCGCAAGAGTGATACTCCCAGCTACCTGCGTCTCATCAGCTCCGTTGTCGAAAAGAACCTATGGGATATCGTATACAACGCAGATCTTGAGAATTGGAAGGAGACCATGGCTATTGTCTGCACTTTCTCGGATCCAACTGAATTCCCAGATCTTTGTGAGGCTCTGGGAGACCGGATCAACGAGCAGGGCCAGCGCAAGGACGCCTCATTCTGTTACCTTGTGGGTTCAAAACTCGAGAAGGTTGTTGCCATCTGGGTGGATGAGCTCAATGAATCAGAGCAAGCTGGAGTGAAGGAAGAATCTGGCGGTTCTACTTTCTCAGTGCACACTCGGTCTCTGCAGAGCTTCATCGAAAAGGTGACCGTCTTCCGCCATGTCGCCAAATTCCAGGACAAAGAGTTGGCACAGACAGCCGATTGGAAGCTGGCGACTTTGTACGACAAGTACACTGAATACGCAGAGATCCTCTCTGGCCAGGGTAAATTGGAAGTTGCTCAGAAATATCTGGACTTGCTGCCCGCCACTTATCCTGCTGCCGAGCTGACCAGGAGCCGAGTGAAGCTGGCCACGCAAAAGAAGCCTGCCGCTGCACCAGTTTCAGCAGCTCGCCGAACGCCATCAATCCCTTCCGCAGGAAAGCAGCCATCTGTGGTGGGCTACCAGCCTCCCCACCCTGCCCCTATTCAAGCTCCT TACAAACCACCAGTTAACCCCTATCAACCACAAGGCTATCAACCCCAGGGATACCAACCCCAAGGTTACCAGCCTCAGAATCAGTTTGGATTTACCGGAGCGCCAATTGCACCACCACCTATCAGCGGCCCCCCGAGGAACACGACACCATCAGCAGGCCCTCCACcatcaaaggccaagaaTATGGAGAACTGGAACGATGTCCCTATGGTGACGAAGGCTGCGCCGCGAAGGTCGACGCCCAGCGTAACGCCCATTGCATCGCCCTTCGGAGCTCAACAGGGCCAAGGGCTacctccccctcctccatcaaCAACGTCGCCTTATGGGCCCGGTGCTAGGGCTagtcctcctccaccacccaagggaccagctcctcctcgagtGCAGTCCCCATTGGCCGGACCGCCGGTAACTGGACCTCCTCGGACCTCTTCTGCGGCAGCCAACCAATATGCTCCGCCAACCCCCCTAGCCGGAGCTATCCCAACTCATGCGGCTCCTCCTGTTATGCCACGCACAGCTTCGCCTTATAACGCTCCTCCCGCCGGACCCCCGGTTTCCAATAG gccgccgccgcctgcAAACCCTTATGCGCCACCAGCTCAACAGCAACCGGCAGCACCCAGTCCATATGCCCCATCCCCGTATGCTCCCGCGCCTGGACAG CAGACCgcaccaccgccagcagcaaagtACCCTCCCGGTGATCGGTCGCACATCCCGGCTCACGCTCAGGCGCTCGTGGATATTCTGAGCCAAGACATGCAGCGGGTAGCATCCAAGGCACCTCCGACATTTGCCCCTCAGGTTAAGGATACGCAGAAGCGTCTGAACATTTTGTTCGATCACCTGAACAATGAGGAGCTTGTCCAGCCGTCAACAATTGAACAGCTATCACAGCTAGCCGTCGCCATTCAAACCAAGGACTACGCTACGGCCCAAAGGCTGCAGATGGAGATTAACCGGGATAAGACTGAAGAATGTGGTAACTGGATG GTTGGAGTTAAGCGACTTATCAGCATGAGCAAGGCAACTCCTTGA